The genome window ACAGATTTACAGGGGTAACGGGGCTTTTTGAGCTTTCCTCCCCTATACACAtaagtacaaaaagaaaaggagcaggaTTGCAGGACTCCCAGCACCCCTTGCAGCcgagccaggctggggggtgggagggagagcagaGTGGGTGGGCTCCCCTTTGTGGCACAGGGGGCTACAGCTTCCACCCAGCTCGTGTTTCGAATCCAAGCCAGCTCTGGTCGGGGGGGCAATTGGAGGTAACGCCCCCTGCTGGCAGGTTGGTCCCTGACCACCTGCTCCATGGCTGCAACAGCCAGCACCGTCCGCGTCGCCCCGTGGCCCATCCGGCCAGGTGGGAGTTTCCGTCCCGGCGAGAGCCCAGTCTGAGCCTGAGCTGGGGCAGTTCGGCTCCCACCTGCCTTGGCTCCCACCACAGCCTGGCAAGCACCGGGCAAGAGGGAGCTGGTGCTGGGGTCATATATCCATCCTCAACCTCCTGCTGGGACGGGGGTCTCCTTTACCTCCTCCCAGGTCTCCTGAACCTCCTGCCAGGACAGGGTCCCCGCGACGTCCTGCCGGGAAGGAGTTTCCTCCACGTCCGGCAGACCTGGGGGTCCATCTCTGTTCGCCAGGCCTGGAGTCCCCTGCCCGTCCGCCGGCACTATGAGCACGCCACGtagctggctgggaagggctggGCCTGGCCCCCATCCTGGCACAGGTTGGTGTAGAGGTTGGGCCGGTTGGTGCTGGTGCCCAGGGGGCCGTAGTCAGCAGAGATCCCTGAGTCGGACACCAGCAAGTAGCTGTATTTGAGCGGGCGCTGGTGCCCACAGGGTGCCAGCAGCTCCGAACTGGGGTCGAAGACGGTGTACTCGAAGCTGGAAGAGGACGAGACCCGCTCCCCCGGGACAGGCTCCGGTGTGGCCTCCGGGaggcccagctcctgccccacgGCAGGGGGGGCTTCAACGCCCGCACTGCTCCAGGCATCCAGCAGGAGCAGAGAGTCCTCGCCCAGGCTGCACGGCATCAGCTGTTCATCCAGCACCAGGTAGTCGCCCTGGGGCTCTGCGGGCAGCTGAGGGCGGCTGGGCAGGGCCGAGCCCTGGgctttggggggcagagggggcaccGGCCCCTCCGCCTTGGATTCGCGGCCCTCGGACAGCACCTCCAGCAGGCTGGGCTGCTCCTCCAAGTAGCCAGGGTTCCCACTCCACCAGAGGCAGGCGTTCCTTTGTCCCAGCCAGAGCTGCGAAGGCAACAGGGCCTGGATCACCGGAGAGGCTGGGTGCGGGGGCACCTTCTGAGCCAGGCCTGGTGGTCTGAGCCCCCTCTCTGCACCGCTGGACTCTCAAGTTCTGCCcgtccccccagcacccaccctgggccagatcctgccagcCCCTTTGTTTTAAACCAAGGATTTATGTAGGGCCTACAACAACAATGCCTAGCATTTGGCAGCATGAAAACCAGCCCCGGGCTCACTCTGCAGCTTGGCCCTTCTCTGGGGGCTTCCCCATCTCTAAGCATCTCCCCCCCCCGGACAACCGCCCTGGTCCCCCAGCCCAGCACGTCCCCCCAGCATCAGACCCCCATAGCCCCAGCACAGATGTGGGCAGTGTggtgaccccccccgccccagcaggcCCTGCTGGCCAGACCCCTCCATGCATCGATGTGCTGCAGCCCCCTGTGGGGCCCCTGGCCAGGGCAGAATCCGGTACCTGGAAGTTCCCCTTGTAGAGGGTGAAAAGCCCCTCGAATTTTTGCTCCGGGCTGGGAATCACAGGCCACAGCTGCTTCTTCAAAAACcttgggggggagcgggggggacaGAGGTGAACAGGAGACAAGCCCAGGTGtgaatcctccccccccccgcaatggaAATGAATGTGCACCCACCCTGCGAACGCTTGTGGGCCGTtggcggcagggggctcaggagatACGGCCCCCAGCGCCGCCCCCACGCCTCGTGCATCCCCTCACACACGCAAGCGCCAAGCATATGCAGACACGTTGCCACACGCATGCGCATGCTACCCTAGACAAGTACATGCACGCACCCCTGGGGACACCCCTCCGTGCACACATGCCTTGCGCATACTCTCACACACGTGCCCAGTCCCCCACACATGTGTGAGgcgtgtgtgcacatgtgcaccCCTGGACACACCTCCATGCACGCGCACACGCCTCACACACAAATGTATACCGCCCCCAAACATGACTGCACACAGGGGCATCTGCACACACAACCTCGCAGCCcccttgcacccccccacacacaaccttacagcccccacccccactcctctgcccccctgGGCACCACACCCAGTTTGGCAGGCGTGTGCACATGAGTAAGGCTGGGGTTGAAGCCTtagcctggaggggcccagcgaGTGCGGGATGGGCTGTCCTGGTGGGCACGGGCGCGGCGGGCGGTACCTGCGGTGGGTGAGCAGGGCAAAGAGGGCCAGGAGCACCACGATGAGCACCAGGATGAGCGACAGCGACAGGATCAGGGGGTCCAGATCTGCAAGGTGGGGTGGCAGGGTCAGCCCAGGCTGCGGGAACAAGTGGCCCCATGGATGGCGCCAGCTGCCTCCAGTGGGATCATAGAGAAGGGCCCAGGATCGGACCCCCAGACCATCCCGcggccccctccacccccaccccaccccgctatCCCCCGCCAGCCCacggcccctccacccccatccccccgctATCCCCCGCCACCCGATGGTCCCTCCACCCCAATCCTCCCCTGCTGCCCTACAGccactccacccccatcccccactaccccctgccacccaacgacccctccacccccatcccccatcctccccctccaccccacggcccctccacccccaccccatcccgctatcccctgccacccaacggcccctccacccccaccccgctatCCCCCGCCATCCaatgacccctccacccccaccccgctatTCCCTGCCACCCaacagcccctgcacccccacccccaccccgctatCCCCCGCCACCCAacggcccctccacccccaccccgctatTCCCCACCACCCAgtgacccctccacccccaccccgctatTCCCTGCCACCCAacggcccctccacccccatccccaccccgctATCCCCCGCTATCCCCCGCCACCCAacggcccctccacccccaccccgctatTCCCCACCACCCaatgacccctccacccccaccccgctatCCCCCGCCATCCaacaacccctccacccccaccccgctatTCCCCACCACCCaatgacccctccacccccaccccactatccCCCGCCACCCAacggcccctccacccccatccccaccccgctatcccctgccacccaacggcccctccaccccccccgctATCCCCCACCACCCAACGCGGGGGGGGGCCTCCGGGGAGGGGGTCTCACCGTGGGGCGTCACCACGGTGACCGGCGCCGACCAGGCACTCCAGTAGCCGCTGTAGCTGACGCCGTCGGGCTTGACGCGCACGGCCAGGGCGTAGCGGGTCCGGCCCCGCAGGTTGAGGATCAGGCACTCGGTGCGGCCGTCGGGGATGTCGAcctgcggggggcgggagggcagggtgaggggcgccgggcggggccgggcggggccggggcagggcaggggcgggggggggctcaccGTCTGGCGCTCGGCGCCCTCGGGGGCGAAGGCCACCTCGTAGCGCAGGCTGCTCTCCAGGTAGCGGAGGCCGGGCGGCTGCCAGCTCACGGTCAGCTGCCCCGGGCTCTCGGTCGCACGCGCCGTCAGGTTGGACGGAGGGTCCGGGAGAACTGCGGCCGGGGGGGGAGACGTGAGCTGGTGTGTCCGGGGGCCTGGGAATGGGGCTcgaggcctttcccctctagggggtgctggccccggggggggggtgggggcctggCTGGGTCGGGAGGCTGGGAATGGGGCCGTTCCCCTCTAGGGGGCCGCCAGCCTCAATGCAGCCCTAAGGAGGGGGATGGGTTGGCTGTGGGGCGTGGGCATGGGGACTTTCCCCTCGAGGGGGCGCCAGCACCCATCTGGCCCGGGGCAGGGGAATTAGCtgggtcggggggtggggagtggggcatggGGTCTTTCCCCTCCAGGCACTGGCTCCGATctggcccagggcagggactggctgggtgggggggcagggaatgggtcacggggcctttcccctctagtcAGTGCTGGCTCCGATGTGGCCCGGGGCTGGAGACTGGATAGCtcggggggggttggggggagagctgggaatgggacacagggcctttcccctctagggggtgccggCTCCGATccggcttggggcaggggcccagctggctcaggggctggggaatgaggcatggggcctttcccctctgtgcACTGGCTCCTGtctggcctggggcaggaggactggctggctcggggggacTGGGAATGGggtatggggcctttcccctctagggggcgccggctccgaTCCGGCCCGGGGCAggaggactggctggctcgggggaaCTGGGAATGGggtatggggcctttcccctctagggggcgccggctccgaTCTGGCCTGGGGCAAGaagactggctggctcggggggacTGGGAATGGggtatggggcctttcccctctagggggcgccggctccgaTCCGGCCCGGGGCAGGAGGACTGGCTGGCTCCGGGGGacgtggggcctttcccctcccgGCTCTCACACCTACCCACTTGGTTGACCATGATGGTGCGGGCGTGGACGATGTTGCTGCTGTTGCCAGTGAAGGCACCAACGTGCAGGGGGGTGAAGGACGGGGTGTCCTGGGGGGGGAAGATGCAGGTGAAGCGGGTGCTGTTCCAGGGCGTCCGGGCCACGCTCAGGTTGCAGCGTTGCGGGGCGTCCCCCCTgtcagaggcagggagagaggggggcagggggtcagcagcagcagaggctggggggaggggagacctggggCCCTTTCATGCATGCCCGGGGCAGCAGACGTGGGATGGGGGTATCAGCAGAGGGGGCACGCTTGGTGGGGCACAtgctggggctggcctggggggcacagcctgagggtgcagagggagggggcaaggggcaggctgtgggatgAGACTTGGGGGCACAGAGGCGGGCATGGGAGGGACGGGGGCACAATGGCAGCACTGGCATTCCAAGACTTGCCCTCTCCCCCCTCATCTCCCCGCAGAGGGGTCCCcggtgcgggagggggagggggactcacTCCACGACATAGAAGAAGCCATATTCCGTGGCACTCGGGGGGCTGCTGCTCTCCCAGAAGCAGGTCAGGTCCTCCAGGCAGCGTGTGAAACATTTGGGGTCCAGGGGCTCCTCACCCAGAAGCAGGGCagctgggggcacagggagggccCAGTTAGCAGCCACCTCTCCCCCACCAACCACACGGACCAAttaacaacccccccaccccgagtcATCGAGCAATCCCCCTGATCCTAGTCCTGCACCCCTAAAGCCTGGCCAGCGAAGAACGCCGCTACCCTGCAGCAAACCCTGCGCCCTAGTAACATCCTGCTGCTGGGGGTTCTGAGGGTTAACAGCCCCTTGCCTTGAACCGCCCGGGGAGGTGGCTCCAAGAGAGACCTTCGCAGCCAGGCACAAGaacaaccccaacccccagcaggCAAcaggccccagctgctgctgagagtgAGGGGTCTCGTCTGGAGCCAGCCGGCCCTGCCCGAGGGGTTCCTGGGGGCAGACCTCCGCTCCCTGGGTCTGTCCCACTGCAGGCAGACACCCCGTGAATGGAGCAGGGCACTCCATTGGCACCATGCAGGAGAGTTAATGTGTGCGGGGGAGAGTCcgggtgaatgtgtgtgtgtgtgtgtgagcatctCTGTGTGCACGAGTGTCTGCTGACTCATGAAGGGCTATCCAAtagggggtctgtgtgtgtgtgtatctgtgtgcatgtgtgtgaaggtaggtgtgtgtatatatagatatatggGTGTGGATGTGTGTAGAAACAggtgtgtatgtctgtgtgtgaaggtaggtgtgtgtctgtgtgtgtgtctgtgtatgggGGGGTAGGACTAGGTGTATGTGTACATGTGGGTGATTGTGTGTAGAAAATAATAACACAGCTCCTCACTGCACGGTTATACTGTGTccgggcagcgcccggcacaactgGGCCTTTGGGCTCTACCATAATCCAGATAATACATATGATTAGTTCGTGCTTCGTTTATTAGACCAGCGCCGCCTGTTCCAGGCATTTCACGGGGATTCAGCCACGTGCAGACACAGAATTCCCCTTAGCCTCTGTCATTTTGCTTGAAGCTGCTTTCTGTTAACAACTCCCAGTCTGCGTCACGCATGGAGTCGAGAAATGATCTTTAATTACCTGTTCTATATTATTACCTTATAGGCTACGTTCCCTTTATATAATTTAGGAAAGTAGattaaatagatagatagatagaaggggtgtatgggatggatagatagattagatagatagaaggggtgtgtggggatagagggG of Natator depressus isolate rNatDep1 chromosome 20, rNatDep2.hap1, whole genome shotgun sequence contains these proteins:
- the EPOR gene encoding erythropoietin receptor — protein: MEPRWSHIAALCTLLAWATCTTQEGAGPDNGFNIQAALLLGEEPLDPKCFTRCLEDLTCFWESSSPPSATEYGFFYVVEGDAPQRCNLSVARTPWNSTRFTCIFPPQDTPSFTPLHVGAFTGNSSNIVHARTIMVNQVVLPDPPSNLTARATESPGQLTVSWQPPGLRYLESSLRYEVAFAPEGAERQTVDIPDGRTECLILNLRGRTRYALAVRVKPDGVSYSGYWSAWSAPVTVVTPHDLDPLILSLSLILVLIVVLLALFALLTHRRFLKKQLWPVIPSPEQKFEGLFTLYKGNFQLWLGQRNACLWWSGNPGYLEEQPSLLEVLSEGRESKAEGPVPPLPPKAQGSALPSRPQLPAEPQGDYLVLDEQLMPCSLGEDSLLLLDAWSSAGVEAPPAVGQELGLPEATPEPVPGERVSSSSSFEYTVFDPSSELLAPCGHQRPLKYSYLLVSDSGISADYGPLGTSTNRPNLYTNLCQDGGQAQPFPASYVACS